A single genomic interval of Shewanella halotolerans harbors:
- a CDS encoding NADH:ubiquinone reductase (Na(+)-transporting) subunit D: MSKSMTATRDILTGPIFANNPVAMQVLGVCSALAVSNSMQTALVMTLAVTFVLVFSNLIISSIRNFIPNSVRIIAQMTVIASLVIIVDMVLQDVAYELSRQLSVFVGLIITNCIIMGRAEAFAMKMPPHLAVVDAMGNAMGYGVILLSVAFVRELLGAGTLFGHEILKTVENDGWYLANEMFKLPPSAFFLIGLLIWAINVIQRKRG, from the coding sequence ATGAGTAAGAGTATGACGGCGACCCGGGACATTCTAACCGGCCCGATTTTCGCCAATAACCCCGTGGCCATGCAGGTGCTTGGGGTCTGTTCGGCGTTGGCGGTGAGCAACTCGATGCAGACCGCATTGGTGATGACCCTGGCGGTGACCTTCGTGTTGGTGTTTTCTAACCTGATCATCTCCAGCATCCGTAACTTTATTCCTAACAGCGTGCGCATCATCGCTCAGATGACGGTGATCGCCTCCCTGGTTATCATCGTCGACATGGTGCTGCAGGATGTGGCCTATGAGCTGTCGCGTCAGCTGTCGGTGTTTGTGGGCTTGATCATCACCAACTGTATCATCATGGGCCGCGCCGAAGCCTTCGCCATGAAGATGCCGCCGCATCTGGCTGTGGTGGATGCCATGGGTAATGCCATGGGCTATGGCGTTATCTTGCTGAGCGTCGCCTTCGTGCGTGAGCTGTTGGGCGCCGGTACCCTGTTTGGCCATGAGATCTTAAAGACGGTCGAGAACGATGGCTGGTATCTGGCCAACGAGATGTTCAAGTTGCCGCCGAGTGCATTCTTCCTGATTGGCTTACTGATCTGGGCCATCAATGTTATCCAGCGTAAGCGAGGTTAA
- the nqrE gene encoding NADH:ubiquinone reductase (Na(+)-transporting) subunit E has protein sequence MEHYINLFVQAVFIDNMALSFFMGMCTFLAVSKKVSTSFGLGIAVIVVMTLAVPLNQLIYSKVLAPGALAWAGYPELDLSYLKLITFIGVIAALVQILEMFLDKYIPSLYDSLGIFLPLLTVNCAIFAGVIFMANRDYTLGESVVFATGSGLGWAMAIVLLAGLRERMKFHAIPAGLQGVGITFITTGLMALGFMSFSGISL, from the coding sequence ATGGAACACTATATCAATCTCTTTGTTCAGGCCGTCTTTATCGACAACATGGCGCTCTCCTTCTTCATGGGCATGTGTACCTTCCTGGCCGTGTCGAAGAAGGTATCGACCTCCTTCGGTCTGGGTATTGCGGTTATCGTGGTGATGACACTGGCGGTGCCGCTGAACCAGCTTATCTACTCTAAGGTGTTGGCGCCGGGCGCCCTGGCCTGGGCGGGCTATCCCGAGCTGGATCTGAGCTACCTTAAGCTCATCACCTTCATCGGTGTGATCGCGGCTTTGGTGCAGATCCTGGAGATGTTTCTGGATAAGTATATTCCTAGCCTGTACGACAGCCTGGGGATCTTCCTGCCGCTACTGACGGTGAACTGCGCCATCTTCGCCGGGGTGATCTTCATGGCGAACCGTGACTACACCTTGGGTGAGTCAGTGGTGTTTGCCACCGGCTCCGGCCTTGGCTGGGCGATGGCCATCGTGCTGCTGGCGGGCCTGCGTGAGCGGATGAAGTTTCACGCCATTCCAGCCGGGCTGCAAGGTGTGGGTATCACCTTTATTACCACGGGCCTGATGGCATTGGGCTTTATGTCTTTCTCCGGCATCTCGCTGTAA
- the nqrF gene encoding NADH:ubiquinone reductase (Na(+)-transporting) subunit F, translating to MEMAIGIGMFTIVVCVLVMVILVAKSKLVINGDVSIRINDDDDKSITTAAGDKLLGALASKNIFIPSACGGGGTCGQCRVKVKSGGGDILPTERDHINKKEAKEGCRLACQVAVKTDMELELEEEIFGVKKWQCEVISNDNQATFIKELLLKLPEGEDVKFKAGGYIQIEAPAHEVKYSDFDIPTEYRDDWEKYGLFDLVSTVEEDVLRAYSMANYPDEKGVIMLNVRIATPPSEGLPPGKMSSYIFNLKAGDKVTISGPFGEFFVKETDAEMVFIGGGAGMAPMRSHIFNQLKGEQTKRKMTFWYGARSRREIFYQEEFDALAAENDNFEWHVALSDPLPEDNWDGYTGFIHNVLYENYLKNHKAPEDCEFYMCGPPIMNSSVINMLESLGVEQENILLDDFGD from the coding sequence ATGGAAATGGCAATAGGCATAGGCATGTTCACCATAGTGGTGTGTGTGCTGGTGATGGTGATTTTAGTCGCCAAGAGCAAGTTGGTGATCAACGGTGATGTGAGCATCCGCATCAACGACGACGATGACAAGAGCATAACCACGGCGGCAGGCGATAAGCTACTGGGCGCCCTGGCGAGCAAGAATATCTTTATTCCTTCGGCCTGTGGCGGCGGCGGAACCTGTGGTCAGTGTCGGGTGAAGGTTAAGTCTGGGGGCGGCGATATCCTGCCGACCGAGCGCGATCATATCAACAAGAAAGAGGCCAAAGAGGGCTGTCGTCTGGCCTGTCAGGTGGCGGTGAAGACAGACATGGAACTTGAGCTGGAAGAGGAGATCTTCGGCGTCAAGAAGTGGCAGTGTGAGGTGATCTCTAACGATAACCAGGCCACCTTTATCAAGGAGTTGCTGCTCAAGCTGCCCGAAGGGGAAGATGTGAAGTTCAAGGCGGGCGGATACATTCAAATTGAGGCGCCTGCTCACGAGGTGAAATACAGCGATTTCGATATTCCTACCGAATACCGCGACGACTGGGAAAAGTATGGCCTGTTCGATCTGGTCTCCACCGTAGAGGAAGACGTGCTGCGCGCCTACTCCATGGCCAACTACCCGGATGAGAAAGGGGTGATCATGCTGAACGTGCGTATCGCCACCCCGCCATCAGAAGGGCTGCCACCGGGCAAGATGTCCTCTTACATCTTTAACCTCAAGGCGGGCGATAAGGTCACCATCTCTGGGCCTTTCGGTGAGTTCTTCGTCAAGGAGACTGACGCCGAGATGGTGTTTATCGGTGGTGGTGCCGGCATGGCGCCGATGCGCTCACACATCTTCAATCAGCTAAAGGGTGAGCAGACCAAGCGTAAGATGACCTTCTGGTACGGTGCCCGTTCACGCCGTGAGATCTTCTATCAGGAGGAGTTCGACGCGTTGGCGGCGGAAAATGACAACTTCGAATGGCACGTGGCCCTGTCAGACCCGCTTCCCGAGGACAACTGGGACGGCTACACAGGCTTCATCCATAACGTGCTCTACGAGAACTACCTGAAGAATCACAAGGCGCCGGAAGACTGTGAGTTCTACATGTGTGGCCCTCCGATCATGAACTCCTCGGTGATCAACATGCTTGAAAGTCTTGGGGTTGAGCAGGAAAACATACTACTGGATGACTTCGGCGATTAA
- a CDS encoding M43 family zinc metalloprotease, whose product MTNKLTLSILAALLTTSAGVGAKQPEFAADHCKAGEINAQHYRNFPAALDEAKARHAKLFERKRAMAKPGDDASVATGDTPSALALSATPSYVIPVVFHVYGTQFNGKTVTDAVIIDALNKTNEDFQGRTADFADIDAEFQGVKQALNIEFRLASIDPQGNPTSGIVYHPASSGAGNYSSSDVKRDHWDNYKYMNVYIQNDLYADGVTNNSGVAWYPDTTMSDEGLARVTYNGAYLGSNTDENFRSVLTHEFGHFLDLIHTFEGGCKRGMERRCGTTGDENCDTPQQNSWQMNPGDGGIVNCMGQTINWQNFMAYSDQYANFTQDQVARMVNGLDSQARVTLWSAQNQAATGVAN is encoded by the coding sequence ATGACCAACAAATTGACTTTATCTATCCTGGCCGCCCTGTTGACAACTAGCGCAGGCGTTGGCGCCAAGCAGCCCGAGTTTGCCGCCGATCACTGTAAGGCAGGGGAGATTAACGCTCAGCATTATCGTAATTTCCCCGCCGCTTTAGATGAGGCTAAGGCGCGCCATGCCAAGCTGTTTGAGCGTAAGCGCGCCATGGCTAAGCCTGGTGATGACGCCAGTGTGGCGACGGGCGATACCCCTTCGGCGCTGGCCTTGTCGGCGACCCCAAGTTACGTGATCCCTGTGGTGTTCCATGTGTATGGCACCCAGTTCAACGGTAAGACGGTGACAGATGCGGTGATCATAGATGCCCTCAACAAGACTAACGAAGACTTTCAGGGGCGCACCGCCGATTTCGCCGACATAGATGCCGAATTCCAAGGGGTGAAGCAGGCGCTCAACATCGAGTTTCGTCTAGCCAGTATCGATCCCCAGGGGAATCCCACTTCGGGTATCGTTTATCATCCGGCATCGTCCGGGGCGGGTAATTATTCCAGTTCAGATGTGAAGCGGGATCACTGGGATAACTACAAGTACATGAATGTCTACATTCAGAACGATCTCTATGCCGATGGCGTCACCAACAATTCAGGGGTGGCCTGGTACCCGGATACCACAATGTCAGACGAGGGGTTGGCACGGGTGACCTACAACGGCGCCTACCTTGGTAGCAATACCGATGAGAATTTTCGCTCTGTGTTGACCCACGAATTCGGCCACTTCCTGGATCTGATCCACACCTTCGAAGGCGGTTGTAAACGTGGCATGGAGCGCCGCTGCGGTACCACGGGCGATGAGAACTGCGATACGCCGCAGCAAAACAGCTGGCAGATGAACCCGGGTGATGGCGGCATAGTCAACTGCATGGGGCAGACCATTAACTGGCAGAACTTTATGGCCTACTCAGATCAATACGCCAACTTCACCCAAGATCAGGTGGCGCGCATGGTTAATGGCCTCGACAGTCAGGCTCGCGTGACCCTCTGGTCGGCGCAAAACCAGGCCGCGACAGGTGTAGCTAACTAA
- a CDS encoding putative quinol monooxygenase, which translates to MSTRVFVIAQFRPKAGKEAELFEVLKALEPDSLREQGCIQYILTRQIDHPSASRTDYPIVFNEIWADGESWAAHGRRQQIKHFFDTQVSSPTGLVDDAIVTAYTDEGYEYDAPVFI; encoded by the coding sequence ATGTCAACACGCGTTTTTGTGATAGCCCAGTTTCGTCCCAAGGCGGGCAAGGAAGCCGAACTCTTTGAAGTACTCAAGGCACTGGAGCCCGACTCACTGCGGGAACAGGGGTGTATTCAGTACATTCTCACCCGTCAGATAGACCACCCGAGTGCCAGTCGCACCGACTACCCTATCGTCTTCAATGAGATCTGGGCCGATGGCGAAAGCTGGGCGGCTCACGGCCGTCGCCAGCAGATCAAACACTTTTTCGACACTCAGGTGAGCTCCCCCACCGGCCTGGTGGATGATGCCATAGTGACCGCCTATACCGACGAGGGCTACGAATACGACGCCCCGGTATTTATCTAG
- a CDS encoding Crp/Fnr family transcriptional regulator: MTQREAKDALSVFAERLGLLGLADDECSEALSQAKCMCAPRGEILLHQGACQEQGYFIADGILGAQYYGDCGGLFSKEFYFEGELCLLYHSLLTGDAAPYQLEAVTDATLVRFPLALLKQASWQAVLIALLSQQLLYKEEKEAFLLLKRPEERYLYLVNHRPMWVERLSNVQLARYIGITPVSLSRLKGRLA; this comes from the coding sequence GTGACACAGAGAGAAGCTAAAGATGCCCTTAGCGTTTTTGCTGAGCGACTAGGTCTGCTTGGGCTGGCGGATGATGAATGCAGCGAGGCGCTGAGTCAGGCCAAATGCATGTGCGCGCCCCGAGGTGAGATACTGCTGCACCAGGGCGCCTGCCAGGAGCAAGGCTATTTCATCGCAGATGGCATCTTGGGCGCTCAGTATTACGGCGATTGTGGCGGCCTGTTTTCGAAGGAGTTTTATTTCGAAGGGGAGCTCTGCCTGCTCTATCACAGTCTGCTGACGGGGGATGCGGCGCCCTATCAGCTGGAGGCGGTGACTGACGCGACCCTGGTGCGCTTCCCCCTCGCGTTGCTCAAACAGGCGAGCTGGCAAGCCGTGCTGATCGCCTTGCTGAGTCAACAGCTGCTGTACAAGGAGGAGAAGGAGGCCTTTCTGCTGCTCAAACGTCCCGAGGAGCGCTATCTCTACCTGGTCAACCACAGACCCATGTGGGTCGAGCGCCTGAGTAACGTGCAGCTGGCTCGCTATATAGGTATCACGCCCGTGAGTCTGTCGCGGCTCAAGGGCAGGCTAGCCTGA
- a CDS encoding YgjV family protein, with the protein MSLFLLSQCLIAVAIITDILSFQFKQKRHIVLCLALSGVLISVHFALLLQWTAAGLMLVAAIRYLVTVFSHSRRLLWLFLGINSLIALFTYAGPLSLISFVGSCTQTIAAFCPRDQRLRQLMIVGTSIWLLNNYLVGSPTAVVMELLFIGSNLVGYYRFYGLPWRPRLVD; encoded by the coding sequence ATGTCGCTGTTTCTTCTGTCTCAATGCTTGATCGCTGTAGCGATCATTACAGACATTCTCTCTTTTCAATTCAAGCAGAAGCGCCACATAGTGCTCTGCCTCGCACTGTCTGGGGTATTAATCAGCGTTCATTTTGCGCTGCTGCTCCAGTGGACGGCCGCCGGGCTTATGTTGGTTGCCGCAATTCGTTACCTGGTGACCGTATTTTCGCATTCGCGGCGCCTGCTCTGGTTGTTTCTGGGGATTAATAGCCTGATCGCCCTATTTACCTATGCCGGCCCCCTGAGCCTGATAAGCTTTGTCGGCAGCTGTACTCAGACCATCGCCGCTTTCTGTCCAAGGGATCAACGCCTGAGACAGCTGATGATAGTGGGCACCAGCATCTGGCTGCTTAACAATTATCTGGTGGGTTCGCCCACGGCTGTGGTGATGGAGCTGCTGTTTATCGGCAGTAATCTGGTGGGTTACTACCGTTTCTATGGCTTGCCGTGGCGGCCTAGGTTGGTAGATTAA
- a CDS encoding DUF3300 domain-containing protein, which produces MKSIRQWTLLLLIALSQSLLTPSVSRAEDAVQEIQFSDAELAQMLAPIALYPDSLLTHILIASTYPLEVVQANRWRNKNKSLEGAEAVNRAEKQDWDPSVTALVAFPDLLQRLSDDLEWTQKLGDAFLQDEERVLDSIQSLRQQAERANAFDDMENMKVTKVNRQIVIEPVQREVVYVPYYDTRVVYGHWHWYNYPPVYWAYPPHYARYYPGHISGHFYFNSGIHISFNYFFSAFSWRQRHIVVTHHHHTTRYRPYSRIVTSSGAQRWHHKPVHRHGVAYRSPKVKARYDKYRPNRYDVKHNSSVNRYSNSKQAKPSQAKHYNAAQVQKRREQNFSHKLSDARSQHDRHQNAHKTPTKYYEKRDRLSLNDMANRSSSNKADNRTKEWNREKSPQRNDSYQREKSHQPQRYQRERSPQREMKSPQREVKSHQPQSYQRERSHQREVKNPQREMKSHQPVKSHQTNNGRGASSHNQQGRTKQRDN; this is translated from the coding sequence ATGAAAAGCATCAGACAATGGACTTTGCTCCTACTCATTGCCCTTTCACAGTCACTGCTTACCCCTTCAGTGTCGCGGGCAGAAGACGCTGTTCAAGAGATCCAATTTAGTGATGCCGAGCTGGCACAGATGCTGGCCCCCATCGCCCTGTATCCCGATAGCCTACTCACCCACATTTTAATTGCCTCCACCTATCCGCTAGAGGTGGTGCAGGCCAATCGTTGGCGCAACAAAAACAAGTCGTTAGAAGGCGCTGAGGCGGTTAACCGCGCTGAGAAACAGGACTGGGATCCCAGCGTCACCGCCTTGGTCGCCTTTCCCGACCTGTTGCAACGCCTAAGCGACGACCTAGAGTGGACCCAGAAGCTGGGCGACGCCTTCCTGCAGGACGAGGAGCGAGTGCTGGACAGTATTCAGAGCCTGAGACAGCAGGCCGAACGCGCCAATGCCTTCGACGATATGGAGAATATGAAGGTCACTAAGGTCAATCGTCAGATCGTTATCGAACCTGTGCAGCGAGAGGTGGTCTATGTGCCTTACTATGACACCCGAGTGGTCTACGGCCATTGGCACTGGTACAACTACCCACCAGTATATTGGGCCTATCCGCCCCATTATGCCCGTTACTACCCGGGTCATATTTCGGGACACTTCTACTTCAACAGCGGCATACATATCAGCTTTAACTACTTCTTCAGTGCGTTTAGCTGGCGTCAGCGTCACATAGTGGTGACCCATCACCACCACACGACTCGCTACCGCCCTTACAGCCGAATCGTGACCAGCAGCGGCGCCCAACGTTGGCACCACAAACCGGTGCATAGACACGGTGTTGCCTATCGCTCGCCAAAGGTTAAGGCCCGCTACGACAAGTATCGTCCTAACCGTTATGACGTAAAACACAATAGCAGCGTGAATCGCTATTCCAATTCAAAACAGGCCAAGCCGAGTCAGGCCAAGCACTACAACGCGGCGCAGGTTCAAAAGCGCCGCGAGCAGAACTTCAGCCACAAGCTGAGCGATGCCCGCAGCCAGCATGACCGTCATCAAAACGCGCATAAGACGCCGACCAAGTATTATGAGAAGCGCGACCGACTCAGCCTGAATGACATGGCCAACCGCTCATCGAGCAATAAAGCCGACAACAGGACGAAAGAGTGGAATAGAGAGAAGAGCCCTCAACGAAACGACAGCTATCAGCGGGAGAAGAGCCATCAGCCCCAAAGGTATCAAAGAGAGAGGAGCCCTCAGCGAGAAATGAAGAGCCCTCAGCGAGAAGTGAAAAGCCATCAGCCCCAGAGCTATCAAAGAGAGAGGAGCCATCAGCGAGAGGTAAAAAACCCTCAGCGTGAGATGAAGAGCCATCAGCCAGTGAAGAGCCATCAGACCAATAACGGTCGCGGTGCCTCATCTCACAATCAACAGGGCCGAACTAAGCAACGTGATAACTAA
- a CDS encoding diguanylate cyclase domain-containing protein translates to MSIQKNLLGLLTLLFLFVFANIFMAYFLEQKSEQKLRWVNHTHTLLSYSDKLLLAVANAETGQRGYLLTGQKHYLQPYHLSLHTINDLLKQITLLTRDNLKQQQLLARLSTEIERKIAELKESIALFEKDPMAAMALVRSDVGQEYMDNIRHYLDEFNREEQRLLELRIADFTSVRGDIKTIFIIEIIVALFLALAIFVLIRKGLFAPLSKLIEATKRMEAGERQHLTDFLPNNEIGYLMSSFYKMSEVVFQKHQQLHKQAHLDELTGVNNRVCLFKDLSDAIEQAQCKETILALVFLDIDNFKQINDEHGHQCGDELLKALGIRLTQSLRRSDGIYRYGGDEFLILLNDLSSVEEVHKTLAGVVDKMRGSFSYQGEEHPLHFSLGAALMPQDSQDSETLIRYADIAMYVSKREGLQRLVYFEPKMLEDNSIA, encoded by the coding sequence GTGAGTATTCAGAAGAACCTATTAGGTTTGCTGACGCTGTTATTCCTGTTTGTATTTGCCAATATATTCATGGCTTACTTTTTAGAGCAAAAGAGTGAGCAGAAACTGCGTTGGGTTAATCATACCCATACCTTGCTGTCCTACTCAGATAAACTTCTATTAGCGGTGGCCAATGCGGAAACGGGGCAGAGGGGATACCTGCTCACCGGCCAAAAGCATTATCTTCAGCCTTATCATCTTTCGCTTCACACTATCAATGATTTGCTAAAGCAAATCACTTTGCTTACCCGAGACAATCTGAAACAGCAACAACTGCTGGCGCGCTTAAGCACAGAGATTGAGCGCAAAATCGCCGAGCTAAAGGAGTCAATAGCGCTTTTCGAAAAAGATCCTATGGCAGCTATGGCACTGGTGCGCAGCGATGTGGGTCAAGAGTATATGGACAATATTCGACATTATCTCGATGAGTTTAACCGCGAAGAGCAGCGCTTACTTGAACTTCGCATTGCCGATTTTACCTCGGTTAGAGGAGATATTAAGACCATTTTCATCATTGAAATCATAGTGGCCCTGTTTTTGGCACTGGCAATCTTTGTGCTGATCAGAAAAGGCTTGTTTGCCCCCTTGAGTAAGTTAATCGAAGCCACAAAGCGAATGGAGGCGGGGGAACGTCAACACCTGACCGATTTCTTGCCCAACAACGAGATCGGTTATTTGATGTCTTCATTTTATAAAATGAGTGAAGTCGTGTTTCAAAAGCACCAACAGCTGCATAAACAGGCGCATCTCGATGAGCTCACGGGGGTCAATAATAGGGTCTGTCTGTTTAAAGATTTAAGCGATGCAATAGAGCAGGCGCAGTGCAAAGAGACAATTTTGGCATTAGTGTTTTTGGATATAGACAATTTTAAACAGATAAACGATGAACATGGTCATCAGTGTGGTGATGAGCTACTAAAGGCGCTGGGAATAAGATTAACCCAGAGTTTGCGGCGCAGCGACGGTATTTATCGCTATGGAGGTGACGAGTTTCTAATCTTGCTCAATGATCTCAGCAGCGTCGAAGAAGTTCATAAGACCTTAGCTGGGGTTGTGGACAAAATGCGTGGTAGCTTTAGTTATCAGGGGGAAGAGCATCCGCTGCATTTTAGTCTCGGTGCCGCCTTGATGCCCCAAGACAGCCAAGACAGCGAAACCTTGATTCGATATGCCGATATTGCCATGTACGTCTCTAAGCGAGAAGGGCTGCAACGATTGGTCTATTTCGAGCCCAAGATGCTTGAAGACAATTCAATAGCCTAA
- a CDS encoding ATP-binding protein, with protein sequence MSSQRAPQGKLNSLRVRLILSALLLILLLLPTIGFALNNAFKQQVMTNVREQLSAYLYSVLAVAEMDDGKLYMPEVLLENQFNVIGSGLYAVIDRAGDRRTESALQGDSPASIEPLWSSNSFLGFNLTTPLPHPKVGRSEFGELMLEQQPHLIYSFSVRFAPGEAQRQSAPITIHIIKDLDGVAQQLNAFSQHLWSWLFVLMLVLLAIQFAWLAWTLTPLARFREELEQVQRGEAEQLSGHYPNELQAVAKQLNTLLSTEQRQRSRYRNALSDLAHSLKTPLAVIQSQKDLSPTSLEQVGQINRTIGHQLKRAQSAAGNAWHLGIKISLVSDKLLRTLVKIHPGVALSYGKAPEENQIFYGDQSDLTEMLGNLLDNACKAAKSQVELSIETREGKLIISVEDDGEGISPAQRQTILERGKRADTYAKGHGIGLAIVRDLVDSYQGALSIDESKSLGGAKFELVFNQQFAN encoded by the coding sequence ATGAGCAGCCAGCGCGCCCCACAGGGCAAACTCAACTCCCTCAGGGTTCGCCTGATCCTCAGCGCCTTGCTGCTGATATTGCTGCTGCTGCCTACCATTGGCTTCGCCCTCAACAACGCCTTTAAACAACAGGTTATGACCAACGTCAGAGAGCAGCTAAGTGCCTACCTCTATTCTGTACTGGCGGTGGCCGAGATGGACGATGGCAAGCTCTATATGCCAGAGGTGCTGCTGGAAAATCAGTTCAATGTCATAGGCTCAGGCCTCTACGCAGTGATCGACCGCGCAGGCGATCGCCGAACTGAAAGCGCTCTCCAGGGTGATAGCCCAGCCAGCATTGAGCCACTCTGGTCATCCAACTCCTTTCTTGGATTCAATCTGACGACGCCCCTGCCCCATCCTAAGGTGGGACGCAGCGAATTTGGCGAGCTGATGCTAGAGCAGCAGCCTCATCTCATCTACAGCTTTAGCGTACGCTTCGCCCCCGGCGAGGCCCAGCGCCAGAGCGCGCCAATCACCATCCACATCATCAAAGATCTCGACGGCGTGGCGCAGCAGCTCAACGCCTTTAGCCAACATCTTTGGAGCTGGTTGTTCGTGCTGATGCTGGTGCTGCTGGCAATTCAATTTGCCTGGCTGGCCTGGACATTAACCCCCCTGGCGCGCTTTAGAGAGGAGCTGGAGCAGGTACAGCGTGGCGAGGCGGAGCAACTCAGTGGCCATTACCCCAATGAATTGCAGGCGGTGGCAAAACAGCTAAACACGCTGCTGAGCACAGAGCAGCGCCAGCGCAGCCGTTATCGCAATGCCCTCTCTGACCTGGCCCACAGCCTCAAGACGCCGCTGGCGGTGATCCAGAGCCAAAAAGATCTCAGCCCCACCTCTCTGGAGCAGGTCGGGCAGATAAATCGCACCATAGGCCACCAGCTTAAACGAGCCCAGAGCGCCGCCGGTAACGCCTGGCACCTGGGGATTAAGATCAGCTTGGTGTCCGACAAGCTGCTGCGCACCCTGGTCAAGATCCATCCCGGGGTAGCCCTCAGCTATGGCAAGGCCCCAGAGGAAAACCAGATCTTCTACGGCGACCAGAGCGATCTGACCGAGATGCTGGGCAACCTGCTGGATAACGCCTGTAAAGCCGCAAAATCACAGGTTGAACTCAGTATTGAAACGCGCGAAGGCAAACTCATTATTAGCGTCGAAGATGATGGAGAAGGGATTAGCCCGGCGCAGCGACAAACCATCTTAGAACGGGGAAAGCGTGCCGATACCTATGCTAAGGGCCATGGTATAGGTTTGGCTATAGTTCGCGACCTGGTGGACAGCTATCAGGGCGCACTATCCATAGATGAGAGTAAGAGCTTAGGTGGCGCCAAGTTTGAGCTTGTGTTTAACCAGCAATTTGCGAACTAA
- a CDS encoding response regulator transcription factor, with protein sequence MRLLLVEDDLALQDNLRQHLLDANYTLDIASDGEEGLFQGREYPYDAAIIDVGLPKLDGIALIARLREEGIDYPILILTARDNWQDKVEGLDAGADDYLTKPFHPEELIARLKALIRRAAGKSSPVIQNGPYSLNTSSHEIKFGDQDVSLSGSEYKLFEYFMLHIGEVKSKSILIEHIYDQDFDLDSNVIEVFIRRLRKKLDPDGQYGLIETLRGQGYRLKPLDNS encoded by the coding sequence ATGCGATTACTACTGGTTGAAGACGATTTAGCCCTTCAGGACAACCTGAGACAACACCTGCTTGATGCCAACTACACCTTAGACATCGCCAGCGATGGCGAAGAGGGTCTGTTTCAGGGACGAGAGTACCCCTACGACGCCGCCATTATCGACGTTGGCCTGCCTAAGTTAGATGGTATCGCGCTGATCGCCAGGTTAAGAGAAGAGGGAATAGACTACCCCATACTGATCCTGACCGCCCGCGACAACTGGCAAGACAAGGTCGAAGGCCTGGATGCCGGCGCCGACGACTACCTGACCAAGCCGTTTCATCCCGAAGAGCTAATCGCCAGGCTCAAGGCGCTGATCCGCCGGGCGGCGGGCAAATCCAGTCCTGTGATTCAAAACGGGCCCTACTCTCTCAACACCAGCAGCCACGAGATCAAGTTTGGCGACCAGGATGTCAGCCTGAGCGGCTCCGAATACAAGCTGTTCGAGTATTTCATGCTGCATATCGGCGAAGTGAAGTCCAAGAGCATTCTCATCGAGCACATATATGATCAGGACTTCGACTTAGATTCCAACGTCATCGAGGTCTTTATCCGCCGCCTGCGTAAGAAACTCGACCCCGACGGCCAATATGGGCTTATCGAGACATTACGTGGCCAGGGCTACCGCCTGAAGCCACTGGATAACAGTTAA
- a CDS encoding PepSY domain-containing protein, whose protein sequence is MKPALVLLAIASLLFPLQGYSAGYGISAASSSILMAAQKNTNQNLRVKNRQQATQMVKGRFNAKVLSVQSSRVNGNPGYRAKLLSKDGVVFYVAIDAVTGQMSRQ, encoded by the coding sequence ATGAAACCAGCCTTAGTATTGCTCGCCATAGCGTCACTCCTGTTTCCCCTACAAGGTTACAGTGCGGGCTATGGAATATCGGCGGCCAGTAGCAGCATCTTGATGGCGGCTCAGAAAAATACTAATCAAAATCTGCGTGTTAAAAATCGTCAGCAGGCCACTCAGATGGTAAAGGGACGCTTTAACGCCAAGGTCCTGAGCGTGCAATCATCACGGGTCAATGGCAACCCAGGCTACCGCGCCAAGTTGCTCAGTAAAGATGGCGTGGTCTTCTATGTCGCCATCGACGCCGTAACAGGACAGATGAGCCGACAATAA